In Asterias rubens chromosome 10, eAstRub1.3, whole genome shotgun sequence, the following proteins share a genomic window:
- the LOC117295748 gene encoding gamma-aminobutyric acid type B receptor subunit 2-like, translating to MQSSASFGTAFAQIIRQFGWEKIALLYRAGEPHQARMAAVNDEALVSNFSIFLAESFLNDPYESLLRLKGKDARIIATSFYEDTAREVFCKAFHLGLYGPNYVWMVPGYFPDNWQQKTDGVNCTADQLKTATEGYLAVTFNNFERSNEITSCGKSTIDFQLHMEDVVGYTLTRTDAALAALGYDGMWALATAMHQAETLLRRRLDTYQYGDEEYARVVGDTILNLEFSGLSGPVKFTKTGARIGNLLVEQNIAGEDIIVGTFDNIKKKLHWNIPVENLWYYSGGHPPYDSDITVTIVNLQATPLLIVAIMSVLAILGIVLALMFLGFNFWKRKHKQIKMSSPNINNFIACGIMMAYVCVMLLGIDRSMVDDNSLVTICKTRSWLIAVAFTLAFGGMFSKTWRVYSIIIYNKTKKKVIKDRYLFGIIVVLLLVDFAILIPWQIIDPLHIEEVRINIPQTEDDLANYRRYEMLYVNCTSESNNIWMMVILVYKAFVVVFGAFLAWSTRNINVPGLNDSYYVGLSIYNTVICCVVAVPLSFLSVSSIGVTYGLVSSFMLFCITTSLCMMFFPKLNAVYRNKVEENSWPTGLGFITGTTHISASIGRDVQDTDLSNVPTISNIVKS from the exons ATGCAATCATCAGCTTCTTTCGGGACAGCTTTCGCCCAGATTATTCGACAGTTTGGCTGGGAAAAGATTGCCCTGTTATACCGAGCAGGAGAACCTCACCAGGCG AGAATGGCAGCAGTCAACGATGAGGCACTGGTTAGTAACTTCTCAATATTCCTTGCTGAGAGTTTCTTGAATGATCCCTACGAATCTTTATTACGTCTCAAG GGAAAAGACGCACGGATCATTGCTACAAGTTTTTACGAAGATACTGCGAGGGAGGTATTTTGTAAA GCCTTTCATTTAGGTTTGTACGGTCCCAACTATGTATGGATGGTACCCGGATATTTTCCCGATAACTGGCAACAGAAAACAGACGGAGTCAACTGTACTGCAGACCAACTCAAGACTGCAACCGAAGGCTATTTGGCAGTTACTTTCAATAACTTCGAAAGAAGCAACGAGATTACTTCTTGTGGAAAG AGTACAATTGACTTTCAGCTACACATGGAAGACGTTGTGGGATACACTCTTACCCGGACTGATGCTGCACTGGCTGCGTTGGGTTACGATGGTATGTGGGCATTAGCAACGGCCATGCATCAAGCTGAAACTTTATTAAGAAGGAGACTGGATACCTACCAGTACGGGGATGAGGAATACGCACGGGTAGTCGGTGACACCATTTTGAATCTGGAGTTTAGTGGTTTGTCG GGTCCTGTCAAGTTCACCAAGACTGGCGCCAGGATTGGCAATTTACTGGTAGAGCAAAATATAG CCGGCGAAGATATCATTGTGGGAACATTTGACAACATCAAGAAAAAGCTTCACTGGAATATTCCTGTTGAGAATCTTTGGTATTACAGTG GAGGGCATCCCCCGTACGATTCTGACATCACTGTAACCATAGTGAACCTACAAGCCACGCCCCTTCTCATCGTAGCCATCATGTCGGTATTGGCAATTCTTGGAATTGTCCTTGCATTGATGTTTCTGGGATTTAACTTTTGGAAGCGCAAACACAA acaaataaaaatgtcCAGCCCCAATATCAATAACTTCATAGCGTGTGGTATCATGATGGCGTATGTGTGTGTGATGCTACTGGGCATTGATCGTTCAATGGTAGATGACAACTCGTTGGTAACAATCTGCAAG ACTCGATCCTGGCTCATTGCAGTGGCATTCACGCTTGCTTTTGGTGGAATGTTCTCAAAGACGTGGAGAGTATACAGTATCATCatctacaacaaaacaaagaaaaag GTAATCAAGGACCGATATCTCTTTGGTATTATTGTTGTGCTGCTTCTGGTAGATTTCGCAATCCTCATCCCATGGCAGATCATTGATCCTCTACATATTGAAGAAGTTAGAATCAATATTCCGCAG ACCGAGGATGATTTGGCAAACTACAGACGGTATGAGATGCTGTATGTAAACTGCACGTCTGAAAGTAACAACATATGGATGATGGTTATACTCGTCTACAAGGCGTTTGTCGTGGTGTTTGGCGCGTTCCTGGCTTGGTCAACGag aaACATCAACGTTCCCGGTCTGAACGATAGTTACTACGTAGGTCTATCAATCTATAACACCGTCATCTGCTGTGTCGTTGCTGTGCCGTTATCTTTTCTCTCAGTGTCTTCAATTGGAGTCACTTATGGCCTAGTTTCTTCTTTTATGCTATTTTGCATAACGACTTCGCTTTGCATGATGTTCTTCCCGAAG CTGAACGCCGTGTATCGTAATAAAGTTGAAGAGAATAGCTGGCCTACTGGGCTTGGATTTATAACTGGTACTACTCACATCTCAGCATCGATAGGACGTGACGTTCAAGACACTGACCTTAGTAACGTACCGACCATAAGCAATATTGTCAAGTCTTAG
- the LOC117296120 gene encoding uncharacterized protein LOC117296120 — protein MLFISPKDKPAPNKVAPDRYLFNNSELGQINRELGRINPVLGRINPELGQINTDLGQMNPELAQINPDLGQINPELGQINPELAGILGSCARNVSHRTPLYIGGLMPVLNGTFQPGLISQAGSKQAVEDINNRSDVLPGYEIILEWADTEGNVPSALDRLYEFMYTPPVKVAIYGPAFSSVAAVLAEVIGKWSIVEWLRRIR, from the exons ATGCTGTTCATCTCGCCCAAGGACAAGCCCgcccccaacaaagtcgcccctgacCG GTATCTATTTAATAACTCCGAGCTGGGTCAGATTAACCGAGAGCTGGGTCGGATAAACCCAGTGCTGGGTCGGATAAACCCAGAGCTGGGTCAGATTAACACAGATCTAGGTCAGATGAACCCAGAGCTTGCTCAGATTAACCCTGATCTAGGTCAGATTAACCCAGAGCTAGGTCAGATTAACCCAGAGCTTG CTGGCATCTTAGGCAGTTGTGCGAGAAATGTTTCACATCGCACACCCCTGTACATCGGCGGGCTCATGCCGGTCTTAAACGGAACATTCCAGCCTGGTCTTATCTCTCAAGCCGGTTCTAAGCAAGCCGTCGAGGACATCAATAATAGAAGTGATGTCTTACCAGGCTATGAAATTATCCTGGAATGGGCCGATACCGAG GGAAATGTTCCTTCGGCCTTGGATAGATTGTATGAGTTTATGTACACACCTCCAGTCAAGGTGGCCATATACGGCCCTGCTTTTTCTTCGGTGGCTGCAGTGTTAGCCGAAGTCATAGGAAAATGGAGTATCGTTGAG TGGTTACGCCGAATCCGTTAA